The following proteins come from a genomic window of Larimichthys crocea isolate SSNF chromosome III, L_crocea_2.0, whole genome shotgun sequence:
- the LOC113745715 gene encoding polymeric immunoglobulin receptor-like yields the protein MDVKLSFILMLSGLTGIHSITTVSEVSVKAGGSISIPCLYGPQYINHVKYLCKGSSWRWCLYAVRTDQQSSGKYSISDDKNRRIFTVTINDLTGKDTHYWCTVVIKRWPDERAYFHLSVTEGTPSLYVDHQGITAFIGENITINCHNGNSGAMSWCRLGDSCVTSSGSIGGTRVTIDTKNRNVFTVTMSGLRTESSGWYYCVKGDFQMPVYVTTASILSPTSEHVTHASVFASEAPTAHGGHFSSTNLSTSFSIRLTLLVLFVTVTSFIWFMVKRHMRIKLDSSATTTTTTTVKYAASFFNNIFPEKAALHHGSKEDIIAIFFCEVHPGQVASLSQGT from the exons ATGGACGTTAAACTGAGCTTCATTCTCATGCTTAGTGGACTCACAG GAATTCACAGCATAACAACAGTCAGTGAAGTATCAGTCAAAGCTGGAGGTTCAATCTCTATCCCATGTCTCTAtggcccacaatacataaaccatgtgaaatatttatgtaaAGGATCTTCATGGAGGTGGTGCTTGTATGCAGTTAGAACAGACCAACAAAGTTCAGGAAAGTATTCAATCTctgatgacaaaaacagaagaatctTCACCGTGACTATAAATGATCTGACGGGTAAGGACACTCATTATTGGTGTACTGTGGTGATTAAAAGATGGCCAGATGAGAGAGCATATTTTCATCTGTCAGTCACTGAAG gCACACCCAGTCTTTATGTGGACCATCAGGGGATTACAGCATTTATAGGAGAGAATATAACTATTAATTGTCACAATGGTAACTCTGGAGCAATGAGCTGGTGCAGATTGGGAGACTCATGTGTGACATCGTCTGGATCAATTGGTGGAACAAGAGTGACCATCGATACAAAGAACCgtaatgttttcactgtgactATGAGCGGACTGAGGACAGAGAGCAGCGGCTGGTATTATTGTGTCAAAGGAGACTTCCAGATGCCAGTTTATGTAACTACTGCTT CCATCTTGTCACCTACATCTGAACACGTGACTCACGCCTCTGTCTTTGCCAGTGAAGCGCCTACAGCTCATGGCGGACACTTCAG TTCTACCAATCTCTCAACAAGTTTCTCCATCCGACTGACCTTGTTGGTCCTCTTTGTAACGGTGACCTCATTCATCTGGTTTATGGTCAAAAGACACA TGCGAATCAAATTAGACTCATcagccacaacaacaacgacaacaacggTAAAATATGCTGCTTCATTTTTCAATAACATTTTTCCAGAGAAAGCTGCATTACACCATGGAAGTAAAGAGGATAtcattgccattttttttt GtgaggtacaccctggacaagtggCCAGCTTGTcccagggcacatag
- the LOC104930980 gene encoding polymeric immunoglobulin receptor isoform X6, with amino-acid sequence MAMHLSFLIVLTGLTGIHSITTVSEVSVKAGGSISIPCLYGSQYIDHVKYLCKGYLWNGCSYAFKTNQQSSGKYSISDDKNRRIFTVTINDLTSEDTHYWCAVEIGGLGQIDEKAYFHLSVTEGTPSLYVDHQKITAFIGENITINCHNGAMSWCRLGDSCVTSSGSIGGTRVTIDTKNRNVFTVTMIGLRTESSGWYYCVKGDFQMPVYVTVMQPTTSPTTTQNTSVAGPPGSTVDLLALIIPLSLLIFTVMVTFVIWFILKRRISYLSLLEQTKAEPSATTREEEVTYSTVMTKKRKTSRRAEEEVEYSDVKHVRKTSRKKSDAEMRIDVDVMYSSVVAVKQQTARRGEAKSEDVIYSTLAQP; translated from the exons ATGGCTATGCACCTCAGCTTTCTTATCGTCCTCACTGGACTCACAG GAATTCACAGCATAACAACAGTCAGTGAAGTATCAGTCAAAGCTGGAGGTTCAATCTCTATCCCATGTCTCTATGGCTCACAATACATAGaccatgtgaaatatttatgtaaAGGATATTTATGGAACGGCTGCTCATatgcatttaaaacaaaccaacaaagtTCAGGAAAGTATTCAATCTctgatgacaaaaacagaagaatctTCACCGTGACTATAAATGATCTGACCAGTGAGGACACTCATTATTGGTGTGCTGTGGAGATCGGTGGGTTGGGCCAGATAGACGAGAAAGCATATTTTCATCTGTCAGTCACTGAAG gCACACCCAGTCTTTATGTGGACCATCAGAAGATTACAGCATTTATAGGAGAGAATATAACTATTAATTGTCACAATGGAGCAATGAGCTGGTGCAGATTAGGAGACTCATGTGTGACATCGTCTGGATCAATTGGTGGAACAAGAGTGACCATCGATACAAAGAACCgtaatgttttcactgtgactATGATCGGACTGAGGACAGAGAGCAGCGGCTGGTATTATTGTGTCAAAGGAGACTTCCAGATGCCAGTTTATGTAACTGTTATGCAACCTACCACTT ccccaacaacaacacaaaacacatcagtTGCGGGTCCACCTGGCAG CACAGTTGACCTACTGGCCCTTATCATCCCTTTGAGTTTGTTGATCTTCACTGTGATGGTGACCTTCGTCATCTGGTTTATACTAAAAAGACGCA TCAGTTACCTTTCACTTTTAGAGCAGACCAAAGCAGAACCATCAGCCACAACAAGG gaagaagaagttacatacagtactgttatgacaaagaagagaaaaacttCAAGGCGG gCTGAAGAGGAAGTAGAATACAGCGATGTTAAGCACGTGAGAAAAACTTCACGCAAG AAGTCAGATGCTGAGATGAGAATTGATGTGGACGTGATGTACAGCTCTGTGGTCgctgtaaaacaacaaactgcacgAAGG GGTGAAGCAAAAAGTGAAGATGTAATATATAGCACATTGGCTCAGCCCTAG